One part of the Bdellovibrio sp. KM01 genome encodes these proteins:
- a CDS encoding D-alanyl-D-alanine carboxypeptidase codes for MVSFLRFQLALTALIVGFTTSSAYAKVYLNSQCTMKANSGKIEGNGSKDEKFPLASISKLVTSLWAIETLGANYRFETKIHVTKVGPKAYNMHFEGSRDPLMGRNVGYFILAQLTMKQLGIERVENLTFDENFQMEWNVEEPVAVAGDTKLFTDIAEQAAHVQHELENGFITPIADNSYTYLRKISKSVGVTLPQEKPRINFGSVSFLAKADFKKANDTQTFVYKSAPLYKIVKNMNNKSNNYVADHLYWNLGGTPAFNAYLAENLKMDNRDLEFNLGSGNNADYISKKKYDYNEGTCTAMIKVLIRLNEVLATQKLVLTDVMAVAGKDSESTLVRYDGVMGDAMTAKTGTVDKAKTLAGTISTGNGTIYFVILMHKDSSGENGSAANAIKNRIRALFTINNGSKKINYSETTPLPFDSQSALVLGYGPHLGMF; via the coding sequence ATGGTGTCATTCTTGAGATTCCAACTGGCATTGACTGCTTTGATTGTCGGCTTCACGACATCGTCTGCTTATGCAAAAGTCTATTTGAACTCCCAGTGCACGATGAAAGCCAACTCTGGTAAAATCGAAGGCAACGGTTCTAAAGACGAAAAATTCCCTCTCGCTTCCATTTCTAAACTTGTCACTTCGTTGTGGGCCATTGAAACTCTGGGCGCCAACTACCGCTTTGAAACTAAAATCCACGTTACTAAAGTTGGCCCTAAAGCCTACAACATGCATTTCGAAGGCAGCCGTGATCCTTTGATGGGGCGTAATGTCGGCTATTTCATCCTGGCTCAACTGACCATGAAACAGCTTGGTATAGAAAGAGTTGAAAACTTAACCTTCGACGAAAACTTCCAAATGGAATGGAACGTGGAGGAGCCGGTCGCTGTTGCCGGTGACACAAAATTGTTCACCGATATCGCAGAACAAGCTGCTCATGTTCAGCACGAATTGGAAAATGGCTTCATCACACCGATTGCCGATAACTCCTACACGTACCTGCGCAAGATTTCTAAATCGGTGGGTGTGACTCTGCCGCAAGAAAAACCAAGGATCAATTTTGGCAGCGTATCGTTTTTGGCAAAAGCCGACTTTAAAAAAGCCAACGACACTCAAACGTTCGTTTACAAATCCGCTCCCCTTTATAAGATCGTTAAGAACATGAATAACAAGTCCAATAACTATGTGGCTGACCACTTGTATTGGAATTTAGGCGGCACTCCGGCGTTCAATGCTTACTTGGCAGAGAACCTGAAAATGGACAACCGCGATCTTGAGTTCAACTTGGGATCCGGTAACAACGCGGACTATATCTCTAAAAAGAAATACGACTATAACGAAGGCACTTGTACCGCGATGATCAAAGTTTTGATCCGCTTGAACGAGGTTTTGGCGACACAAAAACTGGTTTTGACGGACGTAATGGCGGTTGCTGGTAAGGACAGCGAATCCACATTGGTGCGCTATGATGGCGTTATGGGCGATGCTATGACGGCTAAAACCGGAACGGTTGATAAAGCGAAAACTTTGGCGGGCACGATCTCTACAGGAAACGGGACGATCTATTTCGTGATCCTGATGCACAAGGATTCTTCGGGTGAAAACGGGTCTGCAGCGAATGCGATCAAAAACCGCATCCGTGCCTTATTCACAATCAATAACGGCTCTAAGAAAATAAACTATTCAGAAACTACGCCTCTTCCCTTCGATAGCCAATCGGCTCTGGTTCTGGGATATGGGCCTCATTTAGGAATGTTCTAA
- a CDS encoding DEAD/DEAH box helicase — MKFSELNLDPALVSAIQKTGFDDCTPIQAQAMPYILDGKDVAGLAQTGTGKTAAFVLPLMERILRARPAHGEVSDSEKEIIEKRAFKDWKPQNFILVLVPTRELAEQVQDNIIKFSAESGLRGFAIYGGTGYDKQKEALKNGVEFIVATPGRLIDLYKEHLVDLKQVRAIVFDEADRMFDMGFKDDMKFILQRVPRERQFLVFSATLNFDVLNTAYQFGSEPVEINISRDQAKAENVKDQIFHVGNAEKPQHLLSLLKVHNPKQAIIFTNFKMNVEKITKFLIDNDVPAMAISSLLTQAQRNRVIEQFKAENHLNILVATDVAARGLDIKGVDLVINYELPMDSESYVHRIGRTGRAGTTGQAFSMVGEKDIESLTRIEDYLKHKIEVGYLENDQLLQEFKPFPDRFEGHYPKSLDGERGDRGPRREGGPGRGGNRDRGPRREGDRGPRREGGRGPRGENRGGENRPPREERKGASAQKSDGPNPRHAKRPEHGAKAPAHGQQKRGDNRQGQGAHKRHEPRKGASATRRPPAKQTIGKKISSFIKKLFS, encoded by the coding sequence TTGAAATTCTCAGAGTTAAATTTAGATCCCGCGCTAGTGTCTGCAATCCAGAAAACTGGTTTTGATGATTGCACACCGATTCAAGCGCAAGCCATGCCTTACATTTTGGATGGTAAAGACGTCGCCGGCCTGGCACAAACAGGCACCGGCAAAACAGCAGCATTTGTTCTGCCATTGATGGAGCGTATTTTACGTGCTCGCCCCGCTCACGGCGAAGTTTCTGATTCCGAAAAAGAAATCATCGAAAAACGTGCGTTCAAAGATTGGAAGCCACAAAATTTTATTTTGGTTTTGGTTCCCACTCGTGAGTTGGCAGAGCAAGTTCAAGACAACATCATCAAGTTCAGCGCGGAAAGCGGCCTTCGTGGTTTCGCAATCTACGGTGGTACAGGTTATGACAAACAAAAAGAGGCGCTTAAAAACGGTGTTGAATTCATCGTGGCAACTCCAGGCCGTTTGATTGATTTGTACAAAGAACACTTGGTCGATTTGAAGCAAGTTCGCGCCATCGTTTTTGACGAAGCGGACCGCATGTTCGACATGGGCTTCAAAGACGATATGAAATTCATTTTGCAAAGAGTGCCTCGTGAACGTCAGTTCCTGGTTTTCTCGGCAACATTGAACTTCGATGTTTTGAATACAGCCTATCAATTTGGCTCAGAGCCGGTTGAAATCAATATCAGCCGTGACCAAGCCAAAGCTGAAAACGTGAAAGACCAGATTTTCCACGTGGGCAACGCTGAAAAACCGCAGCATCTTTTGTCTTTGCTTAAAGTGCACAATCCTAAGCAAGCGATCATCTTCACGAACTTTAAAATGAACGTGGAAAAGATCACTAAGTTCTTAATTGATAACGACGTGCCAGCGATGGCGATTTCCAGTCTTTTGACTCAAGCTCAACGTAATCGCGTGATCGAGCAGTTCAAAGCGGAAAATCATCTGAACATCTTGGTGGCGACGGACGTTGCGGCTCGAGGTTTGGATATCAAAGGTGTCGACCTGGTTATCAACTATGAATTACCAATGGATTCTGAATCTTACGTTCACCGTATCGGCCGTACTGGTCGCGCGGGCACGACAGGTCAGGCATTCTCGATGGTGGGCGAAAAAGATATCGAGTCTTTGACTCGCATCGAAGATTATTTGAAACACAAGATTGAAGTGGGCTATTTGGAAAACGATCAGCTTCTTCAAGAGTTCAAACCATTCCCGGATCGCTTCGAAGGCCATTATCCAAAATCATTGGACGGTGAGCGCGGAGATCGTGGTCCTCGTCGTGAAGGTGGTCCTGGTCGCGGTGGAAATCGTGATCGCGGTCCTCGTCGTGAGGGTGATCGTGGACCACGTCGCGAAGGTGGACGTGGACCTCGTGGTGAAAACCGCGGTGGCGAAAACAGACCTCCACGTGAAGAGCGCAAAGGCGCTTCTGCGCAAAAGTCTGACGGACCAAATCCAAGACATGCGAAGCGTCCTGAGCACGGTGCAAAAGCTCCAGCTCATGGCCAGCAAAAACGCGGCGACAACCGCCAGGGTCAAGGTGCCCACAAGCGCCACGAGCCGCGCAAAGGTGCAAGCGCGACACGCAGACCACCAGCGAAGCAGACAATCGGTAAAAAGATTTCCAGCTTCATCAAAAAGTTGTTCTCTTAA
- a CDS encoding alpha/beta fold hydrolase, translating into MAYLDNFNHQFYGPVDGRKWVFIHGLMGYGQNWRRIISGLEASERCLAYDQRGHGRSFQPESGYSPEDYANDLKQIVDELGWKKFILVGHSMGGRNVLAFASLYPDYVEKLIVEDIGPEAAPNAYEYYEYLLNLAPTPFATREEARKFFMEDFVKIAKTREKVEVMAQYFYSNMVEKPDGTVDWRFSKYGIIESVKAGHTFDRWDQVRGLKMPTLWIRGEKSQELKSDVYQRILAENPMIKGVEIPGAGHWVHSDQPQAFIESLKSFVGDF; encoded by the coding sequence ATGGCATACTTGGACAACTTCAATCACCAGTTCTATGGTCCAGTTGATGGGCGAAAATGGGTCTTTATTCATGGGCTTATGGGCTACGGGCAAAATTGGCGCCGGATCATTTCAGGGCTTGAAGCCTCTGAAAGATGCCTGGCATACGATCAGCGTGGGCATGGGCGTTCTTTTCAGCCCGAATCGGGCTACTCGCCTGAAGATTACGCTAACGACTTAAAACAGATTGTCGACGAACTTGGCTGGAAAAAGTTTATTCTGGTGGGTCACTCCATGGGGGGGCGAAACGTTTTGGCCTTTGCTTCCTTGTATCCAGATTATGTTGAAAAACTGATCGTGGAAGATATCGGGCCCGAAGCGGCACCCAACGCCTATGAGTACTATGAGTATCTCTTAAATCTGGCGCCGACTCCGTTTGCCACTCGAGAGGAAGCCCGTAAGTTCTTCATGGAAGACTTTGTTAAAATCGCTAAGACGCGAGAAAAAGTCGAAGTCATGGCTCAGTACTTTTACTCGAATATGGTTGAAAAACCGGACGGGACCGTTGATTGGCGCTTTTCCAAGTATGGTATCATTGAATCAGTGAAGGCCGGACATACGTTTGATCGTTGGGACCAAGTCCGTGGCCTTAAAATGCCGACGCTTTGGATTCGGGGAGAAAAATCTCAAGAGCTAAAATCTGACGTTTATCAGAGAATCTTGGCTGAGAACCCGATGATTAAGGGCGTCGAAATCCCTGGGGCTGGACATTGGGTCCATTCAGATCAGCCTCAGGCTTTTATAGAGAGCCTAAAAAGCTTTGTTGGTGACTTTTAG
- a CDS encoding ankyrin repeat domain-containing protein, whose protein sequence is MISVTLWIFYVLVAMFTVFGPVRASGYTVENLNKAIELQKNKEVQQQIQSKAFDPGVGDSDGITPLMAAAMNGNVKALNLLMQKNANLEQKNKFGDTALALAVSNDQDAAAKTLIAAGAKVDVAVLSENKDTLLITAAKSSEKTTRLILQKNKKVINQTNALGNTALMESIMAGYPKIAKLLVDNGADVTVKNNDGKTALDFSKEMKNKSLSDLLTKKAKAIDSAKN, encoded by the coding sequence ATGATCAGTGTGACGCTTTGGATTTTTTATGTTTTGGTTGCGATGTTCACCGTTTTTGGCCCTGTGCGTGCCAGCGGTTACACCGTCGAGAACTTAAACAAAGCGATCGAACTCCAAAAGAACAAAGAAGTTCAGCAACAAATCCAGTCGAAAGCTTTCGATCCCGGCGTGGGTGATTCGGACGGAATCACTCCCTTGATGGCAGCTGCCATGAACGGGAACGTGAAAGCTTTGAACTTGTTAATGCAAAAAAACGCCAACCTTGAACAAAAAAATAAATTCGGTGATACAGCTTTGGCCCTAGCCGTTTCTAACGACCAAGATGCCGCTGCAAAAACATTGATCGCTGCTGGTGCTAAGGTCGACGTTGCGGTTCTTTCCGAGAACAAAGACACTCTGTTGATCACGGCCGCGAAAAGTAGTGAGAAAACGACTCGTCTGATCCTGCAAAAAAATAAAAAGGTCATCAACCAGACAAATGCTTTAGGTAATACGGCCCTGATGGAATCCATCATGGCGGGTTATCCTAAGATCGCAAAACTTCTGGTGGACAATGGCGCCGACGTGACCGTTAAAAACAACGATGGCAAAACCGCATTGGATTTCTCCAAAGAGATGAAAAACAAAAGCCTATCAGATCTTCTGACGAAAAAGGCGAAAGCCATCGACTCTGCTAAAAATTAA